The Agrococcus carbonis genome has a window encoding:
- the drmA gene encoding DISARM system helicase DrmA, producing the protein MTDASVVSSAQVRGELLDLLRRDLVGPWDGPTEEIIGTPRARYLAGALAPISLLDGQASSPVSSGEPAKTLDAVRGDDETAVVDLSNAHETAGVPVDEDESIGEASPSEPDEDRGPESKIIAPSSMGLRFQVAANTRVLRFTGRWGRYAGRREVDPDSGRTRTIYDRTPFEKPVNIDLTSIPGGGSHRTDLGDDVAISVEVFDYEGCRVVEAALLNTAVTGRELPPKLWLFQAELEVTAPDGAAVFLPARDALADDRGSRDGEVRRLDLLYRDKLEFAIGRTASVAWDEATDDSRRATAVRTTWLPTAEVPQTRAPEVPGAVLSMRALMESKPAELRAGLQPLVDAYGDWIEKQAVKNAKLPDHLQGEGSLGLEDANRALKRLKLGLDLLASDEQAQRAFWFMNRAMRDQRLRSQVAALRIEQKTLKIADAVAQVEAKGDKAASWRAFQLAFILMQLPSVVDPTHVRRSTTVPRAELLFFPTGGGKTEAYLGLAAFTFGIRRLQGKVETPEGFLDGGDGVAVLMRYTLRLLTSQQFIRATTLMCAAEIVRREDPATWGETPFRIGLWVGSSVSPKRYAEAAEQVKDVRESEGSKAYGLSVLQFDHCPWCGTGINPKANVEADDIEKRIRVYCGDRRAGCPFAMGGSADEGLPVLTVDDEIYRHPPTFLLATVDKFARLAREGEAASLFGYVSRRCPRHGYKHADTDGSVCGNDSHTATKANGRTYLPTKVMASGRLRPPDLIIQDELHLITGALGTAVGLFEGVIDMLSSWELGAVGSAKPVKPLVIASTATVRKAAEQVQRLYARDVEVFPPQVLSVSDTFFSAEVPLAEEPGRQYLGVCLHGARLTLAEIRVSEILLLASQRLFDEHGAAAEPYLTLVDYFSATRELAGMRRYLEDDVTTRVSSPDASTGYPRRRTPLKIGELTSRISSSEIGRTLTHLATPFDATLDTTAGRKAVSAKLQAGEELAARELPFDVVLATSMLQVGVDVPRLGLMLIVGQPKNTAEYIQASSRVGREATKPGLVVTLANRSRPRDMAHYEQFEHYHDTFYANVEALSVTPFSEAALERGLTGLIVSAARVLDAGRAPDQSLSPDATAGAGRIASRRKAIDELVDRLVARVGLAGDDAAAKLAKSKLVLRLDEWTERADLNNGSLTYDRKTLPKQHVVRLLASPEDSFGEDGDRLFQVANSMREVQPEIDLLVSPFPDKLAEPVTLETPAWSFTPKKEGKP; encoded by the coding sequence ATGACCGACGCATCCGTCGTCTCGTCCGCGCAGGTGCGCGGAGAGCTGCTCGATCTGCTCCGTCGTGATCTTGTCGGGCCGTGGGACGGACCGACCGAGGAGATCATCGGCACGCCCCGTGCACGCTATCTGGCAGGCGCGCTAGCGCCGATCTCGCTGCTCGACGGGCAAGCGTCTTCGCCGGTGTCGTCGGGTGAACCGGCGAAGACGCTCGATGCGGTGCGAGGAGACGATGAGACGGCCGTCGTCGATCTGTCGAATGCGCACGAAACCGCGGGCGTGCCGGTCGACGAAGACGAGTCGATCGGTGAGGCGTCGCCCTCTGAGCCCGACGAGGACCGCGGCCCCGAGTCGAAGATCATCGCTCCGTCGTCGATGGGGCTCCGATTTCAGGTCGCAGCAAACACAAGGGTGTTGCGTTTCACCGGCCGATGGGGACGGTACGCCGGCCGTCGCGAGGTCGACCCCGACTCGGGCCGCACGAGGACGATCTACGACCGAACGCCATTCGAGAAGCCCGTCAACATCGATCTCACGAGCATCCCGGGTGGTGGATCGCACCGAACCGATCTTGGCGACGACGTGGCGATCTCGGTCGAGGTCTTCGACTACGAGGGCTGTCGCGTGGTCGAAGCGGCGCTGCTCAACACGGCGGTCACGGGTCGCGAATTGCCGCCGAAGCTCTGGCTGTTTCAGGCCGAGCTCGAAGTCACGGCTCCAGATGGGGCAGCTGTCTTCCTGCCCGCGCGAGACGCGCTCGCGGATGACCGCGGCTCACGCGACGGGGAAGTCCGGCGGCTCGACCTCCTTTACCGGGACAAGCTCGAGTTCGCGATCGGTCGCACTGCCTCTGTCGCGTGGGACGAAGCGACTGATGACTCGCGACGCGCGACTGCAGTGCGTACGACTTGGTTGCCGACCGCGGAGGTGCCGCAGACTCGTGCTCCCGAGGTACCGGGCGCGGTGCTCAGCATGCGCGCGCTCATGGAGTCCAAGCCGGCCGAGCTGCGGGCTGGGCTGCAGCCGCTCGTCGATGCCTACGGTGACTGGATCGAGAAGCAGGCCGTCAAGAACGCGAAGCTCCCGGATCACCTCCAGGGCGAGGGAAGCCTGGGGCTAGAGGATGCCAATCGAGCGCTCAAGCGGCTGAAGCTCGGACTCGACCTTCTCGCGTCGGACGAACAGGCGCAGCGCGCGTTCTGGTTCATGAACCGCGCGATGCGCGATCAGCGCCTCCGGTCTCAGGTTGCGGCGCTCCGCATCGAGCAGAAGACGTTGAAGATCGCTGATGCGGTTGCGCAGGTAGAAGCCAAGGGCGACAAGGCCGCCTCGTGGCGCGCGTTCCAACTCGCGTTCATCCTGATGCAGCTGCCCTCAGTCGTGGACCCGACCCACGTTCGCCGCTCCACCACAGTGCCTCGGGCCGAACTGCTCTTCTTCCCCACCGGTGGCGGCAAGACCGAGGCCTACCTCGGCCTCGCGGCGTTCACCTTCGGCATCCGGCGACTGCAGGGCAAGGTTGAGACCCCGGAGGGGTTCCTCGATGGCGGCGATGGCGTGGCCGTGCTCATGCGGTACACGCTCCGTCTGCTCACCTCGCAGCAGTTCATCCGCGCGACGACGCTCATGTGTGCCGCCGAGATCGTGCGCCGAGAGGATCCGGCGACCTGGGGCGAGACTCCGTTCCGCATTGGTCTCTGGGTCGGCTCCAGCGTCAGCCCGAAGCGCTACGCGGAAGCCGCAGAACAGGTCAAGGACGTCCGGGAGAGCGAAGGCAGCAAGGCCTATGGCCTCTCGGTGCTGCAGTTCGACCACTGCCCTTGGTGCGGCACCGGCATCAACCCGAAGGCGAACGTCGAGGCCGACGACATCGAGAAGCGCATCCGGGTCTATTGCGGCGACCGGCGGGCGGGCTGTCCTTTCGCGATGGGCGGCTCCGCGGACGAGGGGCTTCCTGTGCTCACCGTCGATGATGAAATCTACCGGCACCCGCCAACCTTCCTGCTCGCCACCGTCGACAAGTTCGCCCGCCTGGCTCGTGAGGGCGAGGCCGCGAGCCTCTTCGGCTACGTGTCGCGGAGGTGTCCGCGGCACGGCTACAAGCACGCCGACACCGATGGCAGCGTCTGCGGGAATGATAGCCACACGGCCACAAAGGCCAACGGTCGCACATACTTGCCGACGAAAGTCATGGCCTCCGGTCGCCTCCGGCCGCCGGACCTGATCATTCAGGACGAGTTACACCTCATCACCGGTGCTCTCGGAACCGCCGTCGGGCTATTCGAGGGCGTCATCGACATGCTCTCGTCGTGGGAACTCGGCGCCGTGGGATCCGCGAAGCCCGTGAAGCCGCTCGTGATCGCCTCGACTGCGACGGTCCGTAAGGCGGCCGAGCAGGTGCAGCGGCTGTACGCGCGCGATGTCGAGGTGTTCCCGCCGCAAGTGCTGTCGGTGAGCGACACGTTCTTCTCGGCGGAGGTGCCGCTTGCGGAGGAGCCCGGGCGCCAGTACCTCGGCGTCTGCTTGCATGGCGCGCGACTCACACTCGCCGAGATCCGCGTTAGCGAGATCCTGCTGCTCGCCTCTCAGCGGCTCTTCGACGAACACGGCGCTGCCGCCGAGCCGTACCTCACCCTCGTCGACTACTTCTCTGCGACCCGAGAGCTCGCCGGCATGCGGCGCTACCTTGAGGACGACGTGACGACGCGCGTCAGTTCGCCCGATGCTTCGACGGGGTACCCGCGCCGTCGAACCCCGCTCAAGATCGGAGAGCTCACGTCAAGGATCTCGTCGTCGGAGATCGGGCGCACGCTTACGCATCTCGCGACTCCCTTCGACGCGACGCTCGACACGACCGCCGGCCGCAAGGCGGTCAGCGCCAAGCTCCAAGCGGGCGAGGAGCTCGCAGCCCGCGAGCTGCCGTTCGACGTCGTGCTCGCGACCTCCATGCTGCAGGTGGGCGTCGATGTGCCGCGCCTCGGGCTCATGCTCATCGTCGGCCAGCCGAAGAACACCGCCGAGTACATTCAGGCCTCCTCCCGTGTCGGCCGCGAAGCCACGAAGCCCGGCCTCGTCGTCACGCTCGCCAACCGCTCTCGCCCACGCGACATGGCGCACTACGAGCAGTTCGAGCACTACCACGACACGTTCTACGCGAACGTCGAGGCGCTCTCGGTGACGCCGTTCTCGGAGGCTGCGCTGGAGCGAGGCCTGACTGGGCTGATCGTGTCGGCTGCCCGGGTGCTCGACGCTGGGCGCGCCCCCGACCAGTCACTCTCGCCGGATGCCACCGCGGGGGCCGGGCGCATCGCCAGCCGGCGCAAGGCCATTGATGAGCTCGTCGATCGGTTGGTGGCCCGTGTCGGCCTCGCAGGCGATGACGCTGCCGCGAAGCTCGCCAAGAGCAAGCTCGTGCTGCGCCTCGACGAGTGGACCGAGCGGGCCGATCTCAACAATGGCAGTCTCACCTACGATCGCAAGACGCTGCCCAAGCAGCATGTCGTGCGCCTGCTCGCGAGCCCCGAGGACTCGTTCGGCGAGGATGGCGATCGGCTCTTTCAAGTCGCGAACTCCATGCGCGAGGTGCAGCCCGAGATCGACCTGCTGGTCTCCCCGTTCCCCGACAAGCTGGCCGAGCCGGTGACCCTCGAAACTCCCGCATGGTCATTCACCCCGAAGAAGGAAGGGAAGCCGTGA